From a single Nicotiana tabacum cultivar K326 chromosome 8, ASM71507v2, whole genome shotgun sequence genomic region:
- the LOC107779493 gene encoding delta-1-pyrroline-5-carboxylate dehydrogenase 12A1, mitochondrial — MYRVAAYRQLKIRVSWISSFNSTRSNHTLPFATVKAEEISGSQPAEVHNLVQGKWTGSSSWNTILDPLNGQPFIKVAEVDESELQPFVESLSKCPKHGLHNPFKAPERYLMLGDVSTKAAHMLGLPEVSDFFAKLIQRVSPKSYQQAHGEVFVTQKFLENFCGDQVRFLARSFAVPGNHLGQQSHGFRWPYGPVAVIAPFNFPLEIPVLQMMGALYMGNKPVLKVDSKVCVVMEQFLRLLHDCGLPADNVDFINSDGKTMNKLLIEGKPRMTLFTGSSRVAEKLADDLSGRVKLEDAGFDWKILGPDVHEVDYVAWVCDQDAYACSGQKCSAQSILFMHENWGRSSLLDKMTELAARRKLDDLTIGPVLTVTTEAMLDHAKKLLQIPGSRLLFGGEALQNHSIPAIYGAIKPTAIFIPLEEILKKQHYHLVTKEIFGPFQVVTEYKDNQLPLVLNALEKMHAHLTAAVVSNDILFLQEVIGNSVNGTTYAGLRARTTGAPQNHWFGPAGDPRGAGIGTPEAIKLVWSCHREVIYDVGPVPLGWKTPAST; from the exons ATGTATCGAGTAGCCGCATACAGGCAGTTGAAGATTAGAGTTTCTTGGATCAGTTCATTCAATTCTACCAG ATCAAATCATACTTTGCCCTTTGCTACGGTAAAAGCTGAAGAAATATCAGGCTCTCAACCTGCTGAAGTCCACAACTTGG TGCAGGGGAAGTGGACAGGATCTTCTAGTTGGAATACAATATTGGATCCCTTGAATGGGCAACCATTCATTAAAGTTGCAGAAGTAGATGAATCAGAATTGCAG CCATTTGTGGAGAGCTTGTCCAAGTGCCCGAAACATGGTCTACATAATCCATTCAAAGCACCAGAAAG GTACCTAATGCTTGGAGACGTATCTACAAAAGCAGCTCATATGCTTGGCTTGCCTGAG GTTTCTGACTTCTTTGCTAAGCTAATACAACGGGTGTCTCCTAAGAGTTACCAACAAGCTCATGGTGAAGTTTTTGTCACACAGAAATTTCTGGAAAATTTCTGTGGTGATCAG GTTCGCTTTCTAGCTAGGTCTTTTGCAGTACCAGGAAATCATCTGGGGCAGCAGAGCCATGGTTTTCGCTGGCCTTATGGACCT GTGGCGGTTATTGCTCCCTTTAATTTTCCCTTGGAGATTCCTGTACTTCAGATGATGGGAGCGTTATATATGGGGAATAAGCCTGTCCTTAAAGTTGATAGCAAG GTATGTGTTGTTATGGAACAATTTCTTCGACTGCTTCATGATTGTGGGTTACCTGCGGATAACGTGGATTTCATAAATTCAGATGGAAAGACGATGAACAAGCTACTCATTGAG GGAAAACCGCGCATGACTCTCTTCACAGGTAGCTCAAGAGTGGCAGAGAAGTTAGCTGATGACCTAAGCGGTCGAGTCAAACTAGAAGATGCTGGATTTGACTGGAAGATCCTTGGGCCCGATGTCCATGAG GTGGATTACGTTGCATGGGTTTGTGATCAAGATGCATATGCATGTAGTGGTCAGAAGTGTTCAGCTCAATCAATATTGTTCATGCATGAG AATTGGGGTAGAAGCTCTCTCTTAGACAAAATGACCGAGCTTGCTGCAAGAAGAAAGTTGGATGATTTAACTATTGGTCCTGTCCTTACG gttacaactgaagcaaTGCTAGACCATGCGAAGAAATTACTTCAGATACCTGGATCAAGACTGCTCTTTGGTGGTGAAGCCTTACAAAACCATTCTATCCCTGCAATTTATGGAGCCATTAAACCCACTGCTATTTTCATACCACTTGAAGAAATACTCAAAAAACAACATTATCATCTCGTGACCAAAGAGATTTTCGGGCCATTCCAG GTTGTTACCGAGTACAAAGATAATCAACTTCCGCTGGTTTTGAACGCCCTTGAAAAGATGCATGCACATTTAACAGCTGCTGTGGTTTCAAACGACATACTGTTCCTGCAA GAAGTAATTGGAAATTCAGTTAATGGAACTACTTATGCTGGATTGAGAGCAAGAACAACAGGGGCTCCACAGAATCACTG GTTTGGTCCAGCTGGGGACCCAAGAGGAGCAGGAATAGGTACTCCAGAAGCTATAAAACTTGTATGGTCTTGCCACAGAGAAGTCATATATGATGTTGGTCCCGTGCCACTCGGATGGAAAACTCCAGCATCTACTTGA